The Cytophagia bacterium CHB2 genome includes the window CCCGCTTGCGCCAGATAAGCAGCAGCAACCAGGCCGTTATGGCCCGCGCCGATGATGAGGACGTCGTAGGATTTAGGCATTCTTGGCTCTCGTAACATGCACGATCATTTTCGCATTGCTTAAGATTACTTCCAATCTTTCAAAATCTCCAAAGCCGCCAACTTCCCCGGCGCGCCGGTGATGCCGCCGCCGGGATGCGTGCCTGAGCCGCATTGATAATAATTTCGAATAGGCGTACGGTATTTTGCCCAGCCGGCTGCCGGCCGCAAAAAAAACAATTGCGAAAGCGTCAACTCACCTTGAAAGATGTTGCCTTGCGAAAGCCCGGTGGTTTGCTCGATATCCCACGGCGTCATTACCTGGCGATGCAAAATGATGTTTTTGAGATTTGGAATGTATTCCGATAACGTGTCGATTACCGTATCGCCGAGCGCTTCGCGTTGCTGCTCCCAGGTACCCTCGCGCAATTGATACGGCGCATATTGCACGAAGCATGACATGACATGTTTACCCGGCGGCGCCATGTCCGGATCAATCATCGAGGGCAGGATGATGTCAATGTAAGGCCGGCGTGAGAAACGGCCGTATTTGGCATCATCATATGCGCGCTCAAGATAATCGAGGCTCGGACTGATGGAGAAGGCGCCGCGCAAATGCGGCCCATCGCCCGGCAGGCACGCCCAATTGGGCGCGGCGTCCAACGCCAAATTCACTTTTGCCGAAGAGCCGCGAATATTGAAATGGCGAATGGCCGCAGTGAGTTCTTCAGGCAGCAAAGACGGATCAACCAATTTTAAAAAAGTCAGCTTGGGGTCGAGACTCGAGACGATGACTTTGCCATGAAATTCGTCGCCGTTTTCCAAAGTCACACCCACCGCAACCCCGTGCTTCGTGATAACTTGCGCTACCGGCGCATGGCAGCGAATCTCCGCGCCCAATGCGGTGGCGGCGTTTGCAATTGCATTTGCAATGCCGCCGGTGCCGCC containing:
- a CDS encoding NAD(P)/FAD-dependent oxidoreductase; this encodes MPNTYDAIVIGGGHNGLVNAAYLARSGKKVLVLERRPLVGGATVTEEIFPGFKFSVFSYVISLFRPEIIRDLDLPKHGLTILPLASTLTPTPEGNYLYRDWDHYRTLRDIARHSPRDAEAYDDYGRTMYFMAKAVKYMLGIVPPDPATFHPKDLMGLANLGKHVLGLGEENIYTLTKLMTMSSADFLEEWFEAEVLKATLSSSGIIGTFLGPRSPGTAYVLLHHYMGEIDGSFRAWGFAKGGTGGIANAIANAATALGAEIRCHAPVAQVITKHGVAVGVTLENGDEFHGKVIVSSLDPKLTFLKLVDPSLLPEELTAAIRHFNIRGSSAKVNLALDAAPNWACLPGDGPHLRGAFSISPSLDYLERAYDDAKYGRFSRRPYIDIILPSMIDPDMAPPGKHVMSCFVQYAPYQLREGTWEQQREALGDTVIDTLSEYIPNLKNIILHRQVMTPWDIEQTTGLSQGNIFQGELTLSQLFFLRPAAGWAKYRTPIRNYYQCGSGTHPGGGITGAPGKLAALEILKDWK